The DNA segment TTATATCTGGAAGCTATTCAAGACTTGTAACaagatttatattaaaaataagtATCTACAAccagaaaatcaaatatttaacataatttacatgtcatataaaaataaattcctGAGGTGTGATTTGGCTTTGAGGCATCTTCTCTTTGGTTTAGGCCACTGAACTGGAGGCAGTTTGCACACAGTGTTGTCTGAATGTTGGGACAGTGTGCGGTATTATTCAGGAAGCTTTGACAATGGACGCTCGGCTGGGTGGATCCACGTGATGAAGCCCCAAACCCAGACACACTGGCTGCCTCAGTTCAGCCTTGAATTCGTGCAGCTGTGTGACGGTGGAATCTACAGCGCtgaatgagatgctgccctccTCAAAATTAACCACCACTGCTATTCGGCTGTTCTGCAAGGCACGAGATACAGGAGTTTTGGTTTTGTTATGGCAGGCAAACAGGTTCCCTTTGCCTTTGTGCACAAGACTCCAggactctgtgttgtttccGAAGGCGCTGGTTTCCTTGCACTTTCGTTGGATGCTCTTGTAGGATACAGCGATGTCCCAGTGCCCCTCAGCCTCCACCTCCCAGACATGGACACCAGAGGAGAAGCACTGGGAGGAGAGGACCTGCGGGGCTTCATCGAAACGGCTGTTACTGTTGGGATAATCCAGCTTTGCCTTCACTCTCTCAGCTGTTTTGAGATCAGCAGAGACTCCAAGGACGTGATTGACAGTGTCGAGGTCCAACATGACAGCTCctgacaaacagacacacgACTATAAGTAAATTTACATACAGTGTTTTGTTGCTACACCTGTTTTAAAATCAAAGTCTATTAAGACTTAGCAATTACCTTGGCTTTGTAGCTAAAGCTAGCTAACCATTAGGAAGTCACCAAATGACCTACCTGCCCTTTTCCCTCTAATTCTCaatcttgttttttgttcaatAAATGTTGCAGTCTTACTTTCAATCACTCAATCCCAATATTCATGTTTCTCCTCCTTCTGCCACACTGACAGTTGTCTCAACACAAGCAATACAATGCAAATGTAAAAGTGagatcagaggtcaaatgtgacagttgttgtgatttagcaccATATAagtgaaactgaattgaatgaCTTTAATAAACCATTATATGGTACTTTATATATCTTGACAATACACACCACACTTGTAAGATCCATAGTTTCTAAGTTATAACACATTTTGTCAATTTTCATCCAATAAATCAGTAAGTTGACCCTGAAAACCTTGATGGATGCAAGCCAAACAAATTGTACACCCCTGCAAAGCtttatcagaattcattcaaaacttttcGAGCCATCAAGTTAAACAGAAAGAATCACACACACGCAAATGCTACCAAAAAAATAACCTCATACGAGTCCTACCTTgatcttctgtttctttaggTCTGTagcttttcatgggatgataaACCAAACTTTCTATGGAGGGATACATAAATGTCATTCAGACTTCTGAGTGGAACAGAATTAGAGTTTAGTAATTATAGTTTACAAAAAAGCAGATAAAAGATTTGTTCAGCTCTGCATTACCACACAGACATGAACGTTTTGACTTTAAGGAATACAGTATTCACTATCTTGCCAGTAGATGGATATGAAAGCTGCTGTGATACATAAAAAAGATACTTTACACTCAGAAGAAAGTTAGCCTGGCTTAGTATAAAGACTGGAAGCAGGGGTAGCTTCTAGATTAGCACCCAGCAAACAATGCAGGGCTGACAAAGAAAGATTTGCACTGCATAAATTGCACACTTGAACCCTCATTACCTGCGATGGTGGAATAGATGTCATGCACGCGGTTCTGTTGCTCGTCCAGCGCTTCTGTTAGTGTCTGGTTCTCCACAGAGAAGTTGTAGGCTggttgaaagaaagaaaaggcagaCGTGAGTGAATTTACACATagacacaaaagaaacacaagaacaaGGGGCTCGGGGTTCTATTACCGTAATAGAGAACTATGAACCAGAGAAAAAGCAGGACTATGGTGACACCGTTGATGGAGCTAGCGGGgttcattttctgtttctggGTTCAAAGAAAAGGACATTAGCCACGGGAACAAACTGTAAACACCCTGAAATGAGATATTAAGATGTCAGGAAACAGGACTCACGTTATGATGAATGTCTTCTTGCAGTTTTCTTACAGTGTTGCTGGATTCTGTGATTTGATCCATGAGCATTTTAAAGTGCTGGTCCATGTATTCCTGTTGAATGCACACAATATTACCTTAAATTGCCTTAACATCTATAAATAGCAATCAGTCTTAGGCTGTGATtcagattttcattttgttttactcACGTATTAAACAGATATATTTGTAGATATGAAGTTGTTAGTCTCATACATTCATTTTAACAGTACAGCTGTCTGGCTGGAAATGATCCTACCCCTAACCCTAGACTGGTTGCCCGTGACCAGGTGGATTTTAAGAGGtcaatgaataaatgaatcaaGATGACCTGATTGTGCAACATGGAGTCCAAGATGGTAATTAAACTCACCGTCAGCTGTCTCCGTAGGACAGTGGAGGCCTCAGTGGCCACGTTAAGCTGCTTGCCCTCCAGTGTGCAAATGCTGCAGATGTAGCGTCTGGATGACTTGCAGTAGTACCTCAGCACCTCATCCTCATGCTGTGGGCACCTCCTCTCTGCGAGGTCGCTCAGCGGTCCCACCAGAGGGTGCCCAGTGAACACCGGCAGCTCCTGGTGGTCCTTGATGTGCTCTTTGCACAGCGACACCTCACACTTCGTACATGTCTTGACAGCCAAGATGTTTTTCTCTGGGCAGTAGTCGCAGTACACACATTTTGTCTGCTTTTCCTGGGGAGAAAATGTCAGATATTGACATGAAGAATGATGTATTGCAGTCACGCAGAGTGGTTTACACTTTTTAAGATTGgcaaacagattttaaaaagtgcatcTAGTGGGTACCCTGGTCCTCCTGCTCAGCCTGAAGTCCTCTGCTATGCTGGCCAGCGCATAGCTCTTCTGCACTGTAACAACCTGACTAAAATGCTCCCTACAGTCTGGGCACTTGAAGGGGACGTCGGAGTCTGAGGAGTGATCCATCAGGCCTTCCAGGCAGGTCATACACATGCTGTGTCCACAGGGCAGCTGCCGAGGATCCTTGAATATGTCCCGGCACACTGGACACATGAGCATCTCCACCATCCGGCTATCCTCTGCATCTTCCATCCTTGAatctctgaaaagaaaaaataagagtGACAGCGAGCGTGGAAAGAGCAAGAAGGAAGGCGTGACATGCAAACTTTTTCCAGCGTCACACTACTGTGGGTCTAAACACTTCCTGTTGAGTTTGTTTTGAATAAACCATCAACCTCAGCATGAAGGCACACGAAGATTTAATCCCTACCTCGTTATCCAAAAGCTGTCGCAGGCTTGTCGGTATTATTCGTTTTCTGTCTTCGCTACATACATTCCTAAAAGTGAAAGCACCTCAGTGTTATGTTTCATGTTCCTGGTGGGCGGGGCTTAGGTGGACTATTCGTTACGTGCTTCCGGTTGCGTCAACGTagccttatttttttaaaataccgAGTTACACTCTGTTAATGTCATTGCTAGATTTTAAAATGTCAGTAAAATATTTCCAGGTACTGTGCGTGCTTATCGCCAACTTGTAAGCGGCACTACCACTGTGTTTTTACACTTTTCAGATAATTAACCCAGTCAAACTAAAAGCATCAGTCAGTTGTGCTGACTCAATTAATTACCGACATGTCCATGAACTCAGTTACACttagtgggaagaaaaaaagcacgaacaagaaaatgaagaaaatggtACATTTTACTCACTAAACCCGCTGAATGAACTGAAATAGTGGTCATAGGTAATTTCACGTTACCTCTAATTGATTAATAAAAGGGAGTATATGTTTAGATTAAAACCGCGCACACTGAAGGACAGGGTCCTGCTGCTTTCTTTGAAAGCCATGTCATCCCTCCACTTTGTTCTACTCGTCTGGTTTTCATGTCAGCGCTTGTCCTCCGCTGTCAGGGaaatttcagttgttttcagaGGAACTGTGTAGAGAACATGCCGGTTAAACACGCAGATATCCTCTCCGAGTCATGTAATAACCCTGTGACCTAAAAGTGTCTTATAAATAACTgagataagaaaaaaagaaatttcacacttcctgattttttttctctttttttgtgagAAGCAAACTCAGTGACAAtaagtctggaaagggttacaaagctgTTTCTAAtgctttgggactccagtgaatCAGGGGAGAgacattatccacaaatggagaaaacttggaacagtggtgaaccttcctGGGAGTGGCTGGCcttccaaaattactccaaaaaCACATCAATGCCTTGTCCAGGTggtcacaaaaaacacaaaaataactgCAAACCTCACTTTCATTGCGAGCtccattctattctatttatgtACTGTCAAATCACAGGTCACCTTACGGCACTtcatattataaggtaaagaccctgagATAATAGAGACctcaacaataaaaaacaaaaccctatgagcaagcacctggcaacagtgggaaagaaaaactcaaatttaacaagaagaaacctccagcagatccgggctcagggagggcgaCCATGTGTCATGACTGATTGTGGGTGATGAAAGAATTACAGTGTCAGTGaaggtcagtgttcatgatGCAACAATAAGAAACAGACTGGGCAAAAATAGTATCCACTGgagagaaaaccactgctgactaaaaagaacacaaaggatcGTCTTACATCTGTCAACGgcaaaatattctgtggactgacaaaAGACGTTTTGGAAGGTTTAAGTCCCTATGTTAGTTACATCTAACATAAAACCAGCACAGCAGACCATAAAGATAACATCATACCAAcaatcaaacatggtggtggtagtgtgacggtttggggctgctttgctgtaATTAATGAAACAATGAATTTTGCCCTCTaccaaaaaaaacatatcagcaAGCCACCTCTGAATGACCCAAATATTGAAAAGCATCAGTTTGCAATGTTttgaccttaaacaggctgttcATACTCAAAAcccctccaatgtggctgaattaaattaattataCAAACAAGAGTTCCTCCACTGCCATCTAAAAACCTCATTGCCTGCTATCACAAaggcttgattgcagttcttgctgccaagagTGGCACAACTAGTTATTAGGTTTATGGGGCAATTAGTTTTTCATAAAGTGGAATTAAATAGCTTTCTTTGccaataataaatgaaatcatcatttaaaaggtgcattttgtatttacattgGTTGTTTAAGTGTAACATTAAAGTTTGTTCAGTCTGAAAGATGTAAGTGTGGAAAATGTGCAAACCAATAAGACATCAGGAAAGGGGGGAAATAATACTCCACAGCGCTGCAATGCTTTGAtctgcacacacaaaataaacttttttttttttttttttttttattgatacaAGAGACAAATCTTCATCAGAAAAACttattaaaaacactgaaagcaaGATGTTATTCAATGCAcatgtagttaaaaaaaagaaaacaactcatCTGTCAAATGAAGACGAGAGCATATTTGTTACGTTTTAACTTATAAAGTCACCATGAAACATACAGGTCATGGAGAGCAAGACATCTACAGACAACGAATAATAGTAACGTGCTACAAAGTCAAAGAGTCAGTAATAAGTGACATAAGTgttaagtaaaaaacaaaaacatagacttgaaaaacaaatatataaaaggTAAGAGTGTATAAAAGCACATCATTTAACAGGAAATGTTGAGGTGGAGAACCCTAGGCTTTCCAAAACAGACAACCACCAGGTATCTCAGGTCTACCCATTAATGCTGTGTTTCAAGATATTTATAAAATGTCCATCTCCGAGGAGCACCAGAGCATTTGTAAGCTGGTGAACTGTGCAGTGGTGGGTGGGTTTCCCTGCAGTTTGATCGTGCGTTTCTCAGGAGGTTTAATGCCAAAACATGTGTAGTAGTACTCTCGCAGTCTCACAGCCCCATTAATAACCCACAATCACAAAAAGTAAGACTATGGCATGAACTAAACACAcaaattacagtaaaaaaaaaaaaaaaaaaaaaaaaaaaaaaattagtagTACAagacccccaaaaaaaaaatggaggttggacaaaaaaaaaaaaaaaaaaaggcagctggacttctttaagtttggaAAGACGTTTCTCATCCAAGAAGATGTCCCAGGTATTGAAACCATAGTGGGGGTTGTCATTGACGTGGCTCATTAAGGGTGAAACCACCTCCCAGGGCCAGTAACCCCACTATGGTTTGAATACCTGGGACATCTTCTTGGATGAGAAACGTCTTTccaaacctaaagaagtccagctgCCTTCTTTTCTCAAGCTCCTAAGATCCAATTACAACCCAAGTTATTTTAGGACGACTCCAAATAAACAATCAACATAAGCACTCTTATGACTTCACTTctcttctttaagtttctcGGGACAGCTTCGTTTATAGTGTTTTTAGTGTGAGGTAGACATCCGTGCGGCAGCAACCAGCCGCTCACAGCTGTTCCTACAGCTTCAAGCCGGCGATCGTTCTGAATGAAGGAACGAAGAATTCACAGTGGCTCAGTTTGTGCTTCTCTAGATTCCTCATGATCCTGAACGTCTTGCCGCACGTGGCACAGCTGAAAGGCTTCTCTCCGGTGTGAAACCTCAAGTGCGCTTTTAGGTTGTCTCGCAGT comes from the Oreochromis aureus strain Israel breed Guangdong linkage group 18, ZZ_aureus, whole genome shotgun sequence genome and includes:
- the LOC116333793 gene encoding E3 ubiquitin/ISG15 ligase TRIM25-like, giving the protein MEDAEDSRMVEMLMCPVCRDIFKDPRQLPCGHSMCMTCLEGLMDHSSDSDVPFKCPDCREHFSQVVTVQKSYALASIAEDFRLSRRTREKQTKCVYCDYCPEKNILAVKTCTKCEVSLCKEHIKDHQELPVFTGHPLVGPLSDLAERRCPQHEDEVLRYYCKSSRRYICSICTLEGKQLNVATEASTVLRRQLTEYMDQHFKMLMDQITESSNTVRKLQEDIHHNKQKMNPASSINGVTIVLLFLWFIVLYYAYNFSVENQTLTEALDEQQNRVHDIYSTIAESLVYHPMKSYRPKETEDQGAVMLDLDTVNHVLGVSADLKTAERVKAKLDYPNSNSRFDEAPQVLSSQCFSSGVHVWEVEAEGHWDIAVSYKSIQRKCKETSAFGNNTESWSLVHKGKGNLFACHNKTKTPVSRALQNSRIAVVVNFEEGSISFSAVDSTVTQLHEFKAELRQPVCLGLGLHHVDPPSRASIVKAS